In Hwangdonia lutea, a single window of DNA contains:
- the rfbD gene encoding dTDP-4-dehydrorhamnose reductase, whose product MNKRVLVTGANGQLGKTINELFAKNKYGLEFTFVTKSELDITKEADLKPFFKNNKFDYCINCAAYTNVEQAEKTPEIAYKVNAEGVKYLAEACKETDTVLIHISTDYVFDGEKTEPYTIKDIPNPINEYGKSKLLGEQHVQDILDDYFIVRTSWLYSKQYGHNFYKTILKKAKAGEALLITDDQLGCPTNTENLAKYIISLIAIKSKDYGIKHFCDEGEMTWYGFAKNILKEHLYEHIKLVKAKNYRTFARRPKQTILK is encoded by the coding sequence ATGAATAAACGCGTTTTGGTAACCGGAGCCAATGGTCAATTAGGAAAAACCATTAATGAGTTGTTCGCTAAAAATAAATACGGCCTAGAATTTACTTTTGTTACTAAATCAGAATTAGATATTACCAAAGAGGCCGATTTAAAACCGTTTTTTAAAAATAACAAGTTTGATTATTGTATAAATTGTGCCGCTTACACCAATGTGGAGCAAGCAGAAAAAACACCTGAAATAGCCTATAAAGTAAATGCCGAAGGTGTAAAGTATTTAGCTGAGGCTTGTAAAGAAACCGATACAGTATTAATCCATATTTCAACCGATTATGTTTTTGATGGTGAGAAAACAGAGCCTTATACAATCAAAGACATCCCAAATCCTATTAACGAATATGGTAAGTCCAAACTATTAGGCGAGCAACATGTTCAAGATATTTTAGATGACTACTTTATAGTAAGAACCTCGTGGTTGTACAGTAAACAATACGGACATAACTTTTATAAAACCATTTTAAAAAAGGCTAAAGCAGGAGAAGCTTTACTAATAACTGATGATCAACTAGGTTGTCCAACAAACACTGAGAACCTAGCAAAATACATAATAAGTCTAATTGCAATCAAATCAAAAGATTACGGAATAAAACATTTTTGTGATGAAGGAGAAATGACTTGGTATGGTTTTGCCAAAAATATACTAAAAGAACACTTATATGAGCACATAAAACTTGTAAAGGCAAAGAATTATCGTACTTTTGCACGACGACCAAAACAGACCATTTTAAAATAA
- a CDS encoding cytidylyltransferase domain-containing protein, with product MIKRNIGVIIQARTSSTRFPNKIIIPFDEDTTFLDILLSRIKLLESKLPIILATTTNKSDIVLENYAKKYNLPVFFGSEQNVLERFLDSAKKFDLEYIVRVCSDNPFIDLNLISELLDVFDGEDYLAYEIDEKPSILTHSGFFSEIVSVKALKKVYESNNLNCQEHVTNCIYTHPKDFVVKFINKEVSNSVRCTLDTEKDFNNLKFIYFNWYKKIKNKNFDYTELVKYLKSNKKLLQEMQTEIINNIK from the coding sequence ATGATAAAAAGAAATATAGGAGTAATTATTCAAGCAAGAACATCATCGACACGATTTCCAAATAAAATTATTATACCATTCGATGAAGACACAACTTTTTTGGATATACTTCTTAGCAGGATAAAATTACTTGAAAGTAAATTACCAATTATTCTAGCAACAACAACAAATAAAAGTGATATTGTACTAGAAAATTACGCAAAAAAATACAATCTTCCTGTGTTCTTTGGTTCTGAACAAAATGTTTTAGAACGCTTCTTAGATAGTGCAAAAAAATTTGATTTAGAATATATTGTTAGAGTATGTTCAGATAATCCTTTTATTGATTTAAACCTTATTTCTGAACTTTTAGATGTTTTTGATGGAGAAGACTATCTAGCTTATGAAATTGACGAAAAACCAAGTATTTTAACACACAGCGGTTTTTTTTCTGAAATAGTCTCAGTTAAAGCATTAAAAAAAGTTTACGAATCTAACAACTTAAACTGCCAAGAGCATGTAACAAATTGCATATATACGCACCCTAAAGATTTTGTGGTGAAATTTATAAATAAAGAAGTTTCTAATTCGGTAAGATGTACCCTTGATACTGAAAAAGATTTTAACAACTTAAAATTTATTTATTTTAATTGGTACAAGAAAATTAAAAATAAAAATTTTGATTATACAGAACTTGTTAAGTATTTAAAATCAAATAAAAAGCTGTTGCAAGAAATGCAAACTGAAATAATAAATAATATAAAATGA
- a CDS encoding N-acetylneuraminate synthase family protein, whose protein sequence is MTYIIGEIGQNHNGSVDIAKLIIDVVSRPIHDKLFNKELKVMDAVKLTKRDLSQELSSSQMQNPYNTPNSFGKTYGEHRAFLELDDEQHYELYKYAKSKGLDFIETLCAIGCMSMLKLFTPDKLKVASRDLTNLPLLSALAETKIPIIISTGMAGENELNIALDIINKYHSNISILHCVSEYPTKYENVNLKTISYLQKHYPQYTIGYSDHTIGIATPLAAVAMGAEIIEKHITLDRQMKGTDQAGSLAIDGIYRMMRDIRNLELSLGEEKIFIEDSVIAAREKLERSIATNKILKKGHIITEEDLQMLSPGNGFKWAEKSEIIGKELIIDLPKNEIIYSTSIK, encoded by the coding sequence ATGACATACATAATAGGAGAAATAGGCCAGAACCATAATGGATCTGTAGATATAGCTAAACTTATAATCGATGTAGTAAGCAGACCAATACATGATAAGCTTTTTAACAAAGAATTAAAGGTCATGGATGCTGTTAAACTAACAAAAAGAGATTTGTCTCAAGAACTTTCCTCTTCTCAAATGCAAAACCCCTATAATACACCAAATTCCTTTGGAAAAACTTATGGAGAACACAGAGCGTTTCTAGAGTTAGATGATGAACAGCATTATGAATTGTATAAATATGCCAAATCAAAAGGGCTAGATTTTATAGAAACTCTCTGTGCCATTGGCTGCATGTCTATGTTAAAACTATTTACCCCAGACAAATTAAAGGTAGCATCCAGAGATTTAACAAATTTACCGCTTTTATCTGCTTTAGCAGAAACAAAAATTCCAATTATAATTTCTACAGGAATGGCGGGTGAAAACGAGTTAAATATTGCTTTAGATATAATTAATAAATACCATTCAAATATTTCTATTTTACATTGTGTTTCAGAGTATCCTACTAAATACGAGAACGTTAATCTAAAAACAATTTCATATTTACAAAAACATTATCCACAATATACAATTGGATATTCAGATCATACAATTGGTATTGCAACCCCACTTGCAGCAGTTGCCATGGGTGCAGAAATAATAGAAAAGCACATAACACTTGATAGGCAAATGAAAGGTACAGACCAAGCCGGGTCTTTGGCTATTGACGGGATATATAGAATGATGAGAGATATAAGAAACTTAGAGCTATCCTTAGGTGAAGAAAAAATATTTATTGAAGACTCTGTTATAGCAGCAAGAGAAAAGTTAGAACGATCCATAGCTACAAATAAAATACTAAAGAAAGGCCACATTATAACAGAAGAAGATTTGCAGATGTTAAGCCCTGGAAACGGATTTAAATGGGCAGAAAAATCAGAAATTATTGGCAAAGAATTAATAATTGATTTGCCTAAAAACGAAATAATTTATTCAACTAGCATCAAATAA